From Aliamphritea hakodatensis:
TCCGATCAGTCTCTGGTGGGGAAACAAAACTCTTTTGCCTATAACCTGACCAAACACGCGCTGGCGTCTATAACCAAAACCACCGCACTGGACTACGCCGCCTATAATATCCGTAGTAATGCAATTTGCCCCGGCACCATTGAAACACCGCTTTATCATCAGGCTATCGATAATTACTGTGAACGTTCAGGGGCAGATAAAGCCAGTATCCATGCAGAAGAAGCCGCCCAACAGCCATTAGGCCGCCTGGGACAGGCTGAAGAAGTAGCTGAACTGGCCTGCTTTCTGGCCAGCGATAAGGCCAGTTTTATCACCGGTAGCCTGCACAGCATTGATGGCGGTTATACGGCCCGTTAATTATGAAAATCATCGACCCTCATTTACACCTGTTTAACCTGCAAGAGGGTGAATACCACTGGTTACAACCGCAGACCCCCCCCTTCTGGGCGGACAAAGCCAGCATCTGCCGGAATTTCAGCGCCGAAGATCTGCGACTGCCGGAGCCGCTGCAACTCAGCGGGCTGGTTCACATTGAGGCTGGCTTTAATAATCAGTCCCCCTGGCTGGAAACCGGCTGGCTGGAAAGCCATTTAAAGGGACACCGCTTCCGCAGCATCGTCTGTGCGGACCTGACCCTCAGCACGGCCGCTTTCACTGTACTGTTAGATCAGGCAGAACAACACAGCTCCGTTGCGGGCATCCGCCATATTCTGGATGATGAGGCCGAACAGCTGCTCAGACAGCCACAGGTTATTCACAACCTGCAACAACTGGCGGATCGGGAATGGATTTTTGAATGCCAGTACCCGTTAACGGATACCCTGGCAACCCGGGAACTGGAAGCACTGCTGAAAGTACATCCGCTGCAGATCATGATTAATCATGCCGGCTTTCCTCCGACAGATCCGGCCGCCCGGCACACATGGCAGGAAAACCTGCAACGTCTGGCCGACTATCCCAGTGTCTCGGTCAAAGCCTCTGGCTGGGAAATGCAGGACCGGCAATACCAGCCTGATCAGGTCGGTGAAACGGTGAATACCTTGCTGGAAGTGTTTGGCGAACGCCGGGTCATGCTGGCAAGCAACTTTCCCCTGTGCCTGTTCAGCAGAGAATATGCTGAGCTGTGGCAAATGTATCAGCAATTGCAGCTCCCCGAAGAGGTGCTGCAACTGCTGTGTCATGATAACGCCCGCCGGCTGTACCGGCTAAGCGACTGATCATGGTGGCGGTCAGATACCGCCCATGCAGATGTATTTGGTTTCCAGGTAGTCATCCAGACCGTACTTGGAACCTTCACGGCCCTGACCGGACTCTTTCACACCGCCGAACGGAATCATCTCAGAGCTGATGGCCACTTCGTTAACCCCGACCATGCCGTATTCAAGGGCTTCAGATACCCGCCAGGTACGGGACATGTTTTCGGTGAACATATACGCCGCCAGACCAAACTCGGTATCGTTGGCCATTTTCACTGCTTCGGCTTCATCGCTGAAACGGAAGATCGGCGCAACCGGCCCAAAGATCTCTTCCTTTGATACCCGCATATCATTGCTCAGATTCGCCAGAACAGTCGGCTGATAGAAATTCTCACCCAGCGCATCAACCTGACCACCGACAGTGACTGCTGCGCCTTTGGCAACCGCATCATCCACCAGATCCTGCACTTTAGCAGAGGCTTTATCCGTGATCAGCGGGCCAATATGAGTACCCTCAGCAAAGCCGTCACCCAGCACAAACTCACTGACTTTGGCCGTGAATTTCTCCACAAAGGCATCATAAACGCTGTCTTCAACCAGAATCCGGTTAGCACAGATACAGGTCTGACCGGCGTTACGGAACTTGGTACCGATGGCACCGGCAACCGCTTTATCCAGATCCGCATCCGCGAATACCAGTACCGGCGCGTTACCGCCCAGCTCCATAGAGGTACGCTTAACCGTGGTAGCACACAGCGCCATCAGTTGCTTGCCTACCGGCGTAGAACCGGTGAAACTGAATTTCTTCACTAACGGGTTGCCGGTCAGCTGTTCGCCGATGGCCGGTGCATTGATACCGGTGACCACGTTAAACAGACCGGCAGGTAAACCGGCACGCTCTGCCAGCTCTGCCAGTGCCAGTGCCGACAGCGGTGTTTCTGCTGCTGGTTTAAGGACCACAGAACAACCCACCGCCAGTGCCGGTGCTGCTTTACGGGTAATCATCGCGTTCGGGAAGTTCCATGGCGTCACCGCTGCAACCACACCGATTGGCTGTTTGATCACCACAGAACGGCGGTCGGCGGTGGTGTTCGGAATCACATCACCGTAAACCCGCTTACCTTCTTCGGCAAACCACTCCGCGTAAGAGGCACCGTAGGCCACCTCACCGCGGGACTCCGCCAGAATCTTGCCCTGTTCAGCGGTCATGATAATGGCCAGATCTTCCTGGTTTTCCAGCATCAGGTCGTGCCACTTGCGCAACACAGCAGAGCGCTCTTTAGCGGTTTTCTGACGCCAGCTTTGCATCGCCGTTTCAGCCGCTTCAATGGCACGGTTGGTTTCAGCCGCCCCCAGGTCAGCGACCTGAGCGATCACTTCGCCGGTGGAAGGATTCGTCACAGCAAAGGTATTGCCGTTATCGGCACCCAGCCATTCACCGTTCACATAAGCCTGGGTTTTCAGCAAACCCGCATCTTTCAGTTGTAAAGTTGTCATAACATTTCTCGCAGACAATAGAATACCTGCCGGCACTGGCCGGCATTCAGAACAGACATACAGTTTAGTTACAGATTAAGGGCGCAGGCACCCGGCAACAGGCTGCTCAGAGCAGTTCCTGTTCCTCAAGTACCTGGCGGGCAATGCGGAAACACTCCACACCCTGAGGTACGCCACAATAAATCGAAATGGCGTGAATACTGGCGCGGATTTCAGCAACGCTGACGCCATTATTGATCGCACCGCGTAAATGCAGTTCCCATTCGTGCATCTTTCCCAGTGCGGCAATCATCGTAAGGTTCATCAGGGAACGGGTCTTGGCATCCAGGGTATCGTCCCCCCAGCCAAAGCCCCAGCACCATTCAGTCATGGCTTCCTGAAACGGACGGTTAAAGTCATCGGCTTTGGCCAGATTATTTTCAACATAGGCGTCGCCCAAGGTCGCTTTACGGCGCTCTAAACCT
This genomic window contains:
- a CDS encoding NAD-dependent succinate-semialdehyde dehydrogenase, whose translation is MTTLQLKDAGLLKTQAYVNGEWLGADNGNTFAVTNPSTGEVIAQVADLGAAETNRAIEAAETAMQSWRQKTAKERSAVLRKWHDLMLENQEDLAIIMTAEQGKILAESRGEVAYGASYAEWFAEEGKRVYGDVIPNTTADRRSVVIKQPIGVVAAVTPWNFPNAMITRKAAPALAVGCSVVLKPAAETPLSALALAELAERAGLPAGLFNVVTGINAPAIGEQLTGNPLVKKFSFTGSTPVGKQLMALCATTVKRTSMELGGNAPVLVFADADLDKAVAGAIGTKFRNAGQTCICANRILVEDSVYDAFVEKFTAKVSEFVLGDGFAEGTHIGPLITDKASAKVQDLVDDAVAKGAAVTVGGQVDALGENFYQPTVLANLSNDMRVSKEEIFGPVAPIFRFSDEAEAVKMANDTEFGLAAYMFTENMSRTWRVSEALEYGMVGVNEVAISSEMIPFGGVKESGQGREGSKYGLDDYLETKYICMGGI
- a CDS encoding amidohydrolase family protein — protein: MKIIDPHLHLFNLQEGEYHWLQPQTPPFWADKASICRNFSAEDLRLPEPLQLSGLVHIEAGFNNQSPWLETGWLESHLKGHRFRSIVCADLTLSTAAFTVLLDQAEQHSSVAGIRHILDDEAEQLLRQPQVIHNLQQLADREWIFECQYPLTDTLATRELEALLKVHPLQIMINHAGFPPTDPAARHTWQENLQRLADYPSVSVKASGWEMQDRQYQPDQVGETVNTLLEVFGERRVMLASNFPLCLFSREYAELWQMYQQLQLPEEVLQLLCHDNARRLYRLSD
- a CDS encoding carboxymuconolactone decarboxylase family protein; this translates as MDKALFELGLERRKATLGDAYVENNLAKADDFNRPFQEAMTEWCWGFGWGDDTLDAKTRSLMNLTMIAALGKMHEWELHLRGAINNGVSVAEIRASIHAISIYCGVPQGVECFRIARQVLEEQELL